In Streptomyces hawaiiensis, one genomic interval encodes:
- a CDS encoding MBL fold metallo-hydrolase produces MKLTVVGCSGSFPSAESACSSYLVEADGFRLLLDLGNGALGELQRHCGLYDLDAIFLSHLHADHCIDMCAYFVARYYRHDGGRCDPLPVFGPEGTEHRLTTAYADTPSASSMSEVFDFHTVKPSTFELGPFTVHTERVAHPVEAYGIRIEHGGKVLTYSGDTGVSPALDELARDADLFLCEAAFTHGKENIPDLHLNGREAGETAARAGARRLVLTHIPPWTDPQVNVADAREVYDGPVDLAAPRQMYEI; encoded by the coding sequence ATGAAGCTCACCGTCGTCGGCTGCTCGGGGTCGTTCCCGTCCGCGGAATCGGCCTGCTCGAGCTACCTCGTCGAGGCCGACGGCTTCCGGCTGCTTCTCGACCTGGGCAACGGTGCCCTGGGCGAGCTTCAGCGCCACTGCGGTCTCTACGACCTCGACGCGATCTTCCTCAGCCACCTGCACGCCGACCACTGCATCGACATGTGCGCGTACTTCGTCGCGCGCTACTACCGCCACGACGGCGGCCGCTGCGACCCACTGCCCGTCTTCGGCCCCGAAGGCACGGAACACCGGCTGACCACCGCCTACGCGGACACCCCCTCCGCCTCCTCCATGAGCGAGGTCTTCGACTTCCACACGGTCAAGCCGTCCACCTTCGAGCTCGGCCCGTTCACGGTGCACACCGAGCGGGTGGCCCACCCCGTGGAGGCGTACGGCATCCGGATCGAGCACGGCGGCAAGGTCCTGACGTACTCCGGCGACACCGGCGTGAGCCCCGCCCTGGACGAACTCGCCCGGGACGCCGACCTGTTCCTGTGCGAGGCCGCGTTCACGCACGGCAAGGAGAACATCCCCGACCTGCACCTCAACGGCCGCGAGGCGGGTGAGACGGCGGCCCGGGCCGGTGCCCGCCGCCTGGTCCTCACCCACATCCCGCCGTGGACGGACCCCCAGGTCAACGTCGCCGACGCCCGCGAGGTGTACGACGGTCCGGTGGACCTCGCCGCCCCCCGGCAGATGTACGAGATCTGA
- a CDS encoding type II toxin-antitoxin system PemK/MazF family toxin — protein sequence MDTSWWLALAAVVLLALVATLVDGWGRGRRPSARRVRTAAPAAAPEGRPQPAEIWWADVPYEDETRTKDRPCLVLAVRGERATVAKITTRLRDERTGVIPLPPGSVGDAQGRASFLETDELREVPVWGFRRRVGVVDPALWDRVRYLAG from the coding sequence ATGGACACGTCCTGGTGGCTGGCGCTCGCCGCGGTGGTGCTGCTCGCGCTCGTCGCCACGCTCGTCGACGGCTGGGGCCGCGGGCGGCGGCCGTCGGCCCGGCGGGTCCGGACGGCGGCACCGGCCGCCGCGCCGGAGGGCCGGCCGCAGCCGGCGGAGATCTGGTGGGCGGACGTGCCCTACGAGGACGAAACCCGCACGAAGGACCGGCCCTGTCTGGTGCTGGCGGTGCGTGGGGAGCGGGCGACGGTCGCGAAGATCACCACCCGGTTGCGGGACGAGCGCACCGGGGTGATCCCGCTGCCCCCGGGCTCGGTGGGTGACGCCCAGGGCCGTGCGAGTTTCCTGGAGACGGACGAGTTGCGGGAGGTCCCGGTGTGGGGCTTCCGGCGGCGGGTCGGAGTGGTGGATCCGGCGCTGTGGGACCGGGTGCGGTATCTGGCGGGCTGA
- a CDS encoding PLP-dependent cysteine synthase family protein has translation MRYDSPLAAVGNTPLVRLPRLSPSADVRIWAKLEDRNPTGSVKDRPALHMIEQAEKDGRLTPGCTILEPTSGNTGISLAMAAKLKGYRIVCVMPENTSQERRDLLGMWGAEIVSSPAAGGSNTAVRVAKELSAEHPDWVMLYQYGNPDNAGAHYATTGPEILADLPSITHFVAGLGTTGTLMGVGRFLREHKPDIQIVAAEPRYDDLVYGLRNLDEGFVPELYDASVLTSRFSVGSADAVTRTRELLQQEGIFAGVSTGAALHAAIGVGKKAVKAGDPADIAFVVADGGWKYLSTGVYTAATTEEAIDTLQGQLWA, from the coding sequence ATGCGCTACGACTCCCCCCTGGCCGCGGTCGGCAACACCCCCCTGGTGCGCCTGCCGCGGCTGTCGCCGTCCGCCGACGTCCGCATCTGGGCGAAGCTGGAGGACCGCAACCCGACGGGGTCGGTCAAGGACCGTCCGGCCCTGCACATGATCGAGCAGGCGGAGAAGGACGGCCGCCTGACCCCGGGCTGCACCATCCTCGAGCCGACGTCGGGCAACACCGGCATCTCCCTGGCGATGGCGGCGAAGCTCAAGGGCTACCGCATCGTGTGCGTCATGCCGGAGAACACCTCGCAGGAACGCCGGGACCTGCTGGGCATGTGGGGCGCGGAGATCGTCTCCTCCCCGGCGGCGGGCGGCTCCAACACCGCCGTGCGCGTCGCCAAGGAACTCTCGGCCGAGCACCCGGACTGGGTGATGCTCTACCAGTACGGCAACCCGGACAACGCGGGCGCCCACTACGCCACGACCGGCCCCGAGATCCTCGCGGACCTGCCGTCGATCACGCACTTCGTGGCCGGCCTCGGCACCACCGGCACCCTCATGGGCGTGGGCCGCTTCCTGCGCGAGCACAAGCCGGACATCCAGATCGTCGCCGCCGAACCGCGCTACGACGACCTCGTCTACGGCCTGCGCAACCTCGATGAGGGCTTCGTCCCCGAGCTGTACGACGCGTCCGTCCTCACCAGCCGCTTCTCGGTCGGCTCGGCGGACGCGGTCACCCGCACCCGCGAGCTGCTCCAGCAGGAGGGCATCTTCGCCGGCGTCTCCACGGGCGCCGCGCTGCACGCCGCGATCGGCGTCGGCAAGAAGGCAGTCAAGGCCGGGGACCCGGCCGACATCGCGTTCGTCGTCGCCGACGGAGGCTGGAAGTACCTCTCGACGGGCGTCTACACGGCGGCCACGACGGAAGAGGCCATCGACACGCTCCAGGGCCAGCTCTGGGCGTAG
- a CDS encoding MoaD/ThiS family protein, protein MAIEVRIPTILRTYTDGQKAVEGKGDTLAELFTDLETRHTGIKARIVDGDQLRRFVNVYLNDEDVRFLDGINTKLSDGDNVTILPAVAGGMV, encoded by the coding sequence ATGGCCATCGAGGTCCGCATCCCGACCATCCTCCGCACCTACACCGACGGTCAGAAGGCGGTGGAGGGCAAGGGAGACACCCTCGCCGAACTGTTCACCGACCTCGAGACCCGGCACACCGGCATCAAGGCCCGCATCGTGGACGGCGACCAGCTGCGCCGCTTCGTCAACGTGTACCTGAACGACGAGGACGTCCGCTTCCTCGACGGCATCAACACCAAGCTGTCGGACGGCGACAACGTCACGATCCTGCCGGCCGTGGCCGGCGGCATGGTCTGA
- a CDS encoding putative leader peptide: MVFHDVSDKTPGELLVARLHVDLCRLASAIC; this comes from the coding sequence ATGGTTTTCCACGACGTGAGCGACAAGACGCCGGGCGAGCTGCTCGTGGCGCGGCTGCACGTCGACCTGTGCAGGCTCGCCAGCGCCATCTGTTGA
- a CDS encoding Mov34/MPN/PAD-1 family protein, protein MLTITQALVDQIVAHARKDHPDEACGVVAGPAGSNRPERFIPMLNAAMSPTFYEFDSGDLLKLYREMDDRDEEPVVIYHSHTATEAYPSRTDISYANEPGAHYVLVSTADTDGAGEFQFRSFRIVEGEVTEEEVQVVEAY, encoded by the coding sequence ATGCTGACCATCACCCAGGCCCTCGTCGACCAGATCGTCGCCCATGCGCGCAAGGACCATCCCGACGAGGCGTGCGGCGTCGTCGCCGGACCGGCGGGCTCGAACCGCCCCGAGCGGTTCATCCCCATGCTGAACGCGGCCATGTCGCCCACGTTCTACGAGTTCGACTCCGGCGACCTGCTCAAGCTCTACCGCGAGATGGACGACCGCGACGAGGAGCCGGTGGTCATCTACCACTCCCACACCGCGACCGAGGCCTACCCCTCGCGCACCGACATCTCCTACGCCAACGAGCCCGGCGCCCACTACGTCCTGGTCTCCACCGCCGACACCGACGGGGCAGGCGAGTTCCAGTTCCGCTCCTTCCGGATCGTCGAGGGCGAGGTCACGGAGGAAGAGGTCCAGGTCGTCGAGGCCTACTGA
- a CDS encoding amino acid permease has product MTSAQVDTENVPEEGYERGLGSRQVQMIAIGGAIGVGLFMGAGANIAKAGPSIILMYALAGVVIFFIMRALGELLLYRPVSGSFAEYAREFLGPFFGFVTGWTYWLMWVVTGMAELTAAAIYIHFWFPEIPQWVSALVFLVVLFGVNLISVKIFGEVEFWFSMIKVTAIIGMIVIGLGVLTLGFSDAGDTATVSNLWSHDGFFPNGIGSSLMTLQGVMFAYLAVELVGVTAGESENPEKTLPKAINTLPWRIIVFYVGALLVILSVVKWTDFSAGESPFVHAFGEIGIPLAAGIVNFVVLTAALSSCNSGMYSTGRMLRDLAANSEAPQAFGKLNTRKTPAVGITVSVALMGIGVVLNYVVPEKAFLYVTSVATAAGIWTWMMILVSHIRYRAAVDAGRLRASSFPAPGGALFSWVALVFLIGVTCMIAYDKDARVCLYVAAGWAVALGVGWAVLKRRNPQLTERRGDAEFEKVG; this is encoded by the coding sequence ATGACCTCTGCGCAGGTCGACACGGAAAACGTGCCCGAAGAGGGGTACGAGCGCGGCCTCGGCAGCCGCCAGGTCCAGATGATCGCCATCGGCGGCGCCATCGGCGTCGGCCTGTTCATGGGTGCCGGAGCGAACATCGCCAAGGCCGGCCCCAGCATCATCCTCATGTACGCCCTCGCGGGCGTCGTCATCTTCTTCATCATGCGGGCCCTGGGCGAACTGCTCCTCTACCGGCCCGTCTCCGGCTCCTTCGCCGAGTACGCCCGCGAATTCCTCGGCCCGTTCTTCGGCTTCGTCACGGGCTGGACGTACTGGCTCATGTGGGTGGTCACCGGCATGGCCGAGCTCACCGCCGCCGCGATCTACATCCACTTCTGGTTCCCGGAGATCCCGCAGTGGGTCAGCGCCCTGGTGTTCCTCGTGGTGCTCTTCGGCGTCAACCTGATCTCCGTCAAGATCTTCGGCGAGGTCGAGTTCTGGTTCTCGATGATCAAGGTCACGGCCATCATCGGCATGATCGTCATCGGTCTCGGCGTGCTCACCCTCGGCTTCTCCGACGCCGGTGACACCGCCACCGTCTCCAACCTCTGGTCGCACGACGGCTTCTTCCCGAACGGCATCGGCTCCAGCCTGATGACGCTCCAGGGCGTCATGTTCGCCTACCTCGCCGTCGAGCTCGTCGGCGTCACCGCGGGCGAGTCCGAGAACCCCGAGAAGACCCTGCCCAAGGCCATCAACACCCTGCCCTGGCGCATCATCGTCTTCTACGTCGGCGCCCTGCTGGTGATCCTCTCCGTCGTCAAGTGGACCGACTTCTCCGCCGGCGAGAGCCCCTTCGTCCACGCGTTCGGCGAGATCGGCATCCCGCTCGCCGCGGGCATCGTCAACTTCGTGGTGCTCACCGCGGCCCTGTCGTCCTGCAACTCGGGCATGTACTCGACCGGCCGGATGCTGCGCGACCTGGCCGCCAACAGCGAGGCGCCGCAGGCGTTCGGCAAGCTCAACACCCGCAAGACGCCCGCCGTCGGCATCACGGTCTCCGTGGCGCTCATGGGCATCGGCGTCGTCCTGAACTACGTCGTCCCGGAGAAGGCGTTCCTCTACGTCACCTCCGTCGCCACCGCGGCCGGCATCTGGACCTGGATGATGATCCTCGTCAGCCACATCCGCTACCGCGCAGCGGTCGACGCGGGCCGGCTGCGCGCCTCGTCCTTCCCCGCTCCCGGCGGGGCGCTCTTCAGCTGGGTCGCGCTCGTCTTCCTCATCGGCGTGACCTGCATGATCGCGTACGACAAGGACGCGCGGGTCTGCCTGTACGTCGCGGCCGGCTGGGCCGTCGCCCTGGGCGTCGGCTGGGCGGTCCTCAAGCGCCGCAACCCGCAGCTCACCGAGCGCCGCGGCGACGCGGAGTTCGAGAAGGTCGGCTGA
- a CDS encoding DUF2017 domain-containing protein, with translation MPGTFEPLPGGGAAVALDDVEISIIRSLAVQLLELIGPGPAEDTSGDPLAELFADGPSEPPADPVLRRLFPDAYSDPEQPASARDAEEQRAYSAEFRRYTENDLRAGKRDSALAVIRSLDALSAASAGEGGAVLKLSPAESQQWLGALNDLRLAIGSRLEITDDEDTDLLYRLPDEDPRKPMVMAYLWLGGLQETLVGTLMA, from the coding sequence ATGCCCGGAACCTTCGAACCGCTCCCCGGCGGCGGCGCGGCCGTCGCCCTCGACGACGTCGAGATCTCGATCATCCGGTCGCTGGCCGTCCAGCTCCTGGAGCTCATCGGCCCCGGTCCCGCCGAGGACACCTCCGGTGACCCGCTCGCCGAGCTGTTCGCCGACGGCCCGAGCGAGCCGCCCGCCGACCCGGTGCTCAGGCGGCTCTTCCCGGACGCCTACAGCGACCCCGAGCAGCCCGCCTCGGCGCGGGACGCCGAGGAGCAGCGGGCGTATTCGGCGGAGTTCCGGCGTTACACCGAGAACGACCTGCGGGCCGGCAAGCGCGACAGCGCCCTCGCGGTGATCCGCTCCCTCGACGCGCTCTCTGCGGCCTCGGCCGGCGAGGGCGGCGCCGTGCTGAAGCTGTCGCCTGCGGAGTCCCAGCAGTGGCTGGGCGCCCTGAACGATCTGCGGCTCGCGATCGGCTCGCGGCTGGAGATCACCGACGACGAGGACACCGACCTGCTCTACCGGCTCCCGGACGAGGACCCGCGCAAGCCGATGGTGATGGCCTATCTGTGGCTGGGTGGACTCCAGGAGACGCTGGTCGGAACCCTTATGGCCTGA
- the clpS gene encoding ATP-dependent Clp protease adapter ClpS, translating to MGSVTSPAPLEIERTESAEEVFAVPEPDVPWVTIVHNDPVNLMSYVTYVFQSYFGYSKDKATKLMLDVHHKGRAVVSSGSREEMERDVQAMHGYGLWATLQQDRK from the coding sequence ATGGGCAGTGTGACGTCACCCGCGCCCCTGGAGATCGAACGCACCGAGTCGGCGGAGGAGGTCTTCGCCGTACCCGAGCCGGACGTCCCGTGGGTCACCATCGTCCACAACGACCCGGTCAACCTCATGAGCTATGTGACGTACGTCTTCCAGTCGTACTTCGGCTACTCCAAGGACAAGGCCACCAAGCTCATGCTCGACGTCCACCACAAGGGCCGGGCGGTCGTCTCCAGCGGCAGCCGCGAGGAGATGGAACGCGACGTGCAGGCCATGCACGGCTACGGCCTGTGGGCCACCCTCCAGCAGGACCGCAAGTAG
- a CDS encoding nicotinate phosphoribosyltransferase has translation MNTADLGLPVDVPSTALFTDQYELTMLRAALASGTAERRSVFEVFTRRLPNGRRYGVVGGTGRVLDAVENFRFDTAVLNFLREREIVGEETLDWLAGYRFSGDIWGYPEGEVYFPGSPIMRVEGTFAECVLLETVILSILNHDSAIAAAASRMSAAAGDRPLIEMGARRTHELAAVAASRAAYVGGFATTSDLAAGFRYDIPTVGTSAHAFTLLHDSERDAFQAQVNTLGRGTTLLVDTYDVAEAVRTAVEVAGTELGAVRIDSGDLLLVAHRVRQQLDELGARDTKIVVTSDLDEYAIASLAAAPVDAYGVGTQLVTGSGHPTSSMVYKLVARAESADPKAPLVPVAKKSSGGKTSVGGRKWAARRLDAYGVAEAEVIGTGAVPAGLADRQLLVELVKGGEVVAREPLDAARERHTRARAGLPMSATQLSRGEPVLPTEYLHGTSGS, from the coding sequence ATGAACACAGCGGACCTTGGGCTGCCGGTGGACGTTCCCTCGACGGCGCTCTTCACGGACCAGTACGAGCTGACGATGCTGCGGGCCGCCCTCGCGTCGGGCACGGCCGAGCGGCGGAGCGTGTTCGAGGTCTTCACCCGGCGGCTGCCGAACGGGCGCCGCTACGGCGTCGTGGGCGGCACCGGACGGGTGCTGGACGCGGTGGAGAACTTCCGCTTCGACACGGCCGTGCTGAACTTCCTGCGCGAGCGGGAGATCGTCGGCGAGGAGACCCTCGACTGGCTCGCCGGCTACCGGTTCAGCGGGGACATCTGGGGCTACCCCGAGGGCGAGGTGTACTTCCCGGGCTCGCCGATCATGCGGGTCGAGGGCACCTTCGCCGAGTGCGTGCTGCTGGAGACCGTGATCCTGTCGATCCTCAACCACGACTCGGCGATCGCCGCGGCCGCCTCGCGCATGTCGGCGGCCGCGGGTGACCGGCCGCTGATCGAGATGGGCGCCCGGCGCACGCACGAGCTGGCGGCGGTGGCGGCCTCCCGGGCCGCGTACGTCGGCGGCTTCGCGACCACCTCCGACCTGGCGGCCGGCTTCCGCTACGACATCCCGACCGTCGGCACCTCCGCGCACGCCTTCACCCTGCTGCACGACAGCGAGCGGGACGCCTTCCAGGCCCAGGTGAACACGCTGGGCCGGGGCACCACGCTGCTGGTGGACACCTACGACGTCGCCGAGGCGGTCCGTACGGCCGTGGAGGTCGCCGGGACCGAGCTGGGCGCGGTGCGGATCGACTCCGGCGACCTGCTGTTGGTCGCGCACCGGGTGCGGCAGCAGCTGGACGAGCTGGGCGCGAGGGACACGAAGATCGTCGTGACGTCGGACCTGGACGAGTACGCCATCGCCTCGCTGGCGGCGGCGCCGGTGGACGCCTACGGCGTGGGGACGCAGCTGGTGACCGGCTCCGGCCACCCCACGTCCTCGATGGTCTACAAGCTGGTCGCGCGGGCGGAGTCCGCCGATCCGAAGGCGCCGCTGGTGCCGGTGGCGAAGAAGTCCAGCGGCGGCAAGACGTCGGTCGGCGGACGCAAGTGGGCCGCGCGGCGGCTGGACGCGTACGGGGTCGCCGAGGCCGAGGTGATCGGCACCGGTGCGGTGCCGGCCGGGCTCGCGGACCGGCAGCTGCTGGTGGAGCTGGTCAAGGGGGGCGAGGTGGTGGCGCGCGAGCCGCTGGACGCGGCGCGGGAGCGGCACACGAGGGCGCGCGCGGGTCTTCCGATGTCGGCCACGCAGCTCTCGCGCGGGGAGCCCGTCCTTCCCACGGAGTACCTGCACGGGACCTCGGGTAGCTAA
- a CDS encoding isochorismatase family protein, translating into MRRALIVVDVQNDFCEGGSLAVAGGADVAAAVTELIGQAAGSGYQHVVASRDHHIAPGGHFSTNPDYVRSWPAHCVAGTEGVGFHPNFAPAVASGAVDAVFDKGAYSAAYSGFEGTDENGTPLADWLRSREVTEVDVVGIATDHCVRATALDAAREGFRTQVLLDLTAGVSQETTERAIEELREAGVELSGKPVLP; encoded by the coding sequence ATGCGCCGCGCCTTGATCGTCGTAGACGTGCAGAACGACTTCTGCGAGGGGGGCAGCCTCGCCGTGGCCGGCGGCGCCGACGTGGCCGCCGCCGTCACGGAGCTGATCGGGCAGGCGGCCGGGTCCGGCTACCAGCACGTCGTGGCCTCGCGCGACCACCACATCGCCCCCGGCGGCCACTTCTCCACCAACCCCGACTACGTCCGCTCCTGGCCCGCGCACTGCGTCGCCGGTACGGAGGGCGTCGGCTTCCACCCGAACTTCGCCCCCGCCGTCGCCTCCGGCGCGGTCGACGCCGTGTTCGACAAGGGGGCGTACTCGGCGGCGTACAGCGGCTTCGAGGGAACCGACGAGAACGGCACGCCCCTGGCCGACTGGCTGCGCTCCCGCGAGGTCACGGAGGTCGACGTGGTGGGCATCGCCACGGACCACTGCGTACGCGCCACGGCCCTGGACGCCGCACGGGAGGGTTTCCGTACGCAGGTCCTCCTCGACCTGACGGCGGGCGTCTCCCAGGAGACCACCGAGCGGGCGATCGAGGAGTTGCGGGAGGCGGGCGTGGAGCTGTCGGGCAAGCCGGTCCTCCCGTAG
- a CDS encoding immune inhibitor A domain-containing protein has protein sequence MTSRPWTFRAAAIGVALAAATTTASTYAVADDASAPRSTTVDRHDPADRHHDEHDLEGPLSKTQDAQREEALKQVISGKTKVKNREGSKVVQLKSKKGDDKYVELGREKTDKIFTILVEFGDKVDSRYGGTPGPMHNTIPKPDRKKDNSTAWRADYDRDYFQDLYFGSGKGVDSVKTYYEKQSSGRYSVDGEVSDWVKVPYNEARYGNNACGDTNCSSVWNVVSDGLNAWVSQQKAAGRTDAQIKADVARFDEWDRYDFDGDGDFNEPDGYIDHFQIVHAGEDESAGGGAQGTDAIWAHRWYAFGTDAGATGPENNKLGGAKIGDTGIWVGDYTVQPENGGLGVYAHEYGHDLGLPDHYDTSGGENSTGFWTLMSSGSWLGTGKNEIGDLPGDMTAWDKLQLGWLNYDRAKAGVNSWHKLGVAEYNTKHKQALVVELPKKAVTTEIVTPAEGKTQWWSGSGDNLKNTLSRPVDLTGTSKAQLTLDGWYDIEANYDYLYTEVSTDGGANWTALDGTVGGQPIPRDGSDKPVLTGTVDGYKKLAFPLDAYAGKKIDLRFRYQTDGGVAQKGFAADAITVTADGAPVFSDNAESADAAWKATGFSRIGASFTKDYAQYYLAENRQYVSYDKTLKVGPYNFGFTARPDWVEHYAYQNGLLIWKWDTSQADNNTSQHQGTGLVLPIDSHPDALKWADGTLMRNRIQAYDSPFSLYRTDGMTLHKADVAKYIPGSKGVSVFNDRKSDYYDESNPTAGVKITDTNTKIKILKEAKNGSTIELEVGAAGR, from the coding sequence GTGACCAGTAGACCCTGGACGTTCAGAGCGGCCGCCATCGGCGTGGCGCTCGCGGCGGCCACCACCACCGCCTCGACGTACGCGGTGGCCGACGACGCCTCGGCTCCCCGTTCCACCACCGTGGACCGGCATGACCCGGCGGATCGTCACCACGACGAGCACGACCTCGAAGGCCCGCTGAGCAAGACTCAGGACGCTCAGCGCGAGGAGGCACTGAAGCAGGTCATATCGGGCAAGACCAAGGTCAAGAACCGCGAGGGTTCGAAGGTCGTCCAGCTCAAGAGCAAGAAGGGCGACGACAAGTACGTCGAGCTCGGCCGCGAGAAGACCGACAAGATCTTCACGATCCTGGTCGAGTTCGGGGACAAGGTCGACAGCCGCTACGGCGGCACCCCGGGCCCGATGCACAACACGATACCCAAGCCCGACCGCAAGAAGGACAACTCCACGGCCTGGCGGGCCGACTACGACCGGGACTACTTCCAGGACCTGTACTTCGGTTCCGGCAAGGGCGTCGACTCGGTCAAGACCTACTACGAGAAGCAGTCCTCGGGCCGCTACTCGGTCGACGGCGAGGTCTCCGACTGGGTCAAGGTCCCCTACAACGAGGCGCGTTACGGCAACAACGCCTGCGGTGACACCAACTGCTCCAGCGTGTGGAACGTCGTCAGCGACGGTCTGAACGCCTGGGTCTCCCAGCAGAAGGCAGCGGGGAGGACCGACGCGCAGATCAAGGCGGACGTCGCGCGCTTCGACGAGTGGGACCGCTACGACTTCGACGGCGACGGCGACTTCAACGAGCCGGACGGCTACATCGACCACTTCCAGATCGTGCACGCCGGCGAGGACGAGTCCGCGGGCGGCGGCGCCCAGGGCACCGACGCGATCTGGGCCCACCGCTGGTACGCCTTCGGCACCGACGCCGGCGCCACCGGCCCCGAGAACAACAAGCTCGGTGGTGCGAAGATCGGCGACACCGGCATCTGGGTCGGCGACTACACCGTCCAGCCGGAGAACGGCGGACTCGGTGTCTACGCCCACGAGTACGGTCACGACCTCGGTCTGCCGGACCACTACGACACCTCGGGCGGCGAGAACTCCACCGGCTTCTGGACGCTGATGTCGTCCGGTTCCTGGCTCGGCACCGGCAAGAACGAGATCGGCGACCTGCCCGGCGACATGACCGCCTGGGACAAGCTCCAGCTGGGCTGGCTGAACTACGACCGGGCCAAGGCCGGTGTCAACTCCTGGCACAAGCTGGGTGTGGCGGAGTACAACACCAAGCACAAGCAGGCGCTCGTGGTCGAGCTGCCCAAGAAGGCGGTCACCACCGAGATCGTCACCCCCGCCGAGGGCAAGACCCAGTGGTGGAGCGGCAGCGGTGACAACCTCAAGAACACCCTGTCGCGTCCGGTCGACCTGACCGGCACGTCGAAGGCGCAGCTGACCCTCGACGGCTGGTACGACATCGAGGCCAACTACGACTACCTCTACACCGAGGTCTCGACCGACGGCGGCGCCAACTGGACCGCCCTCGACGGCACGGTGGGCGGCCAGCCGATCCCGCGCGACGGCAGCGACAAGCCGGTTCTGACCGGCACGGTCGACGGCTACAAGAAGCTCGCCTTCCCGCTCGACGCCTACGCCGGCAAGAAGATCGACCTCCGCTTCCGCTACCAGACCGACGGCGGCGTGGCCCAGAAGGGCTTCGCGGCCGACGCGATCACGGTGACGGCCGACGGTGCGCCCGTCTTCTCCGACAACGCCGAGAGCGCGGACGCGGCGTGGAAGGCCACCGGCTTCTCCCGCATCGGCGCGTCCTTCACCAAGGACTACGCGCAGTACTACCTCGCCGAGAACCGGCAGTACGTGTCGTACGACAAGACGCTGAAGGTCGGCCCGTACAACTTCGGCTTCACCGCGCGCCCGGACTGGGTGGAGCACTACGCGTACCAGAACGGCCTGCTGATCTGGAAGTGGGACACCTCCCAGGCGGACAACAACACCAGCCAGCACCAGGGCACCGGCCTGGTCCTGCCGATCGACTCGCACCCGGACGCGCTGAAGTGGGCCGACGGCACGCTGATGCGCAACCGCATCCAGGCCTACGACTCGCCGTTCAGCCTCTACCGCACCGACGGTATGACGCTGCACAAGGCGGACGTGGCGAAGTACATCCCGGGCTCGAAGGGCGTCTCGGTCTTCAACGACCGGAAGAGCGACTACTACGACGAGTCGAACCCGACCGCGGGTGTCAAGATCACTGACACCAACACGAAGATCAAGATCCTCAAGGAAGCCAAGAACGGCTCGACGATCGAGCTGGAGGTCGGCGCCGCGGGTAGGTAA
- a CDS encoding RDD family protein, with translation MSSEPPPGSGQQPPEDDPFRKRPPNEPPGEGTGSPYGSEPPPYGGGGPGGPGGPGGGPPGAGGPPGGGPYGGDPYGGGSYPTDPLAGMPPLADSGKRTLARVIDMILVGAVVWLLTWGFGVNEYDVDSDRIEMSKSFWQSAVAAVLYIAYDTLMTARTGQTLGKKLLHLRVANLDNGATPSVQNALTRAAVLWIPFAFCCACVWTAISGGWSFFDRPYKQGLHDKAAKTVVVSTN, from the coding sequence ATGAGCAGTGAACCGCCCCCCGGCTCCGGTCAGCAGCCCCCGGAAGACGACCCGTTCAGGAAGCGCCCCCCGAACGAGCCGCCCGGCGAGGGCACGGGCTCGCCCTACGGCAGCGAACCCCCGCCGTACGGGGGCGGCGGCCCCGGTGGTCCGGGCGGTCCCGGCGGCGGCCCGCCCGGTGCCGGTGGTCCCCCCGGCGGCGGCCCCTACGGCGGTGATCCCTACGGTGGCGGTTCCTACCCCACCGACCCCCTCGCCGGTATGCCCCCGCTCGCCGACAGCGGCAAGCGCACCCTCGCGCGCGTCATCGACATGATCCTGGTGGGTGCCGTGGTCTGGCTGCTCACCTGGGGCTTCGGCGTCAACGAGTACGACGTGGACAGCGACCGCATCGAGATGAGCAAGTCGTTCTGGCAGTCGGCGGTCGCCGCCGTCCTCTACATCGCCTACGACACCCTCATGACCGCGAGGACCGGGCAGACCCTCGGCAAGAAGCTGCTGCACCTGCGCGTGGCCAACCTGGACAACGGCGCGACGCCCTCCGTGCAGAACGCGCTGACGCGGGCAGCGGTGCTGTGGATCCCGTTCGCCTTCTGCTGCGCCTGCGTCTGGACCGCGATCTCGGGCGGCTGGAGCTTCTTCGACCGGCCCTACAAGCAGGGTCTGCACGACAAGGCGGCCAAAACGGTCGTGGTCAGCACCAATTGA